CAATTGCATGAATGTACCAAAGCATttgcaatttgttcaaaagaatgagaaatTGCTTTTATGATGTGCACAAGCGATGTGCACAAGCGACTTCTTTTGTCTTCTCGACATTCTTTTGATTTTCCTGGCAAAAATGTCCCATGTCCTTCACATAAATATaagtctacaggctttcatagaaaACCTAGGAAGTCAGgtcttgtttttttacatttcgttactagctgttcacacattggcaataaaaagcgattaatacatgaaaattcttacatacagcccatttaatattattcttttataaatttataaatttataaaaataaattatacttttataatttttttttttttacttttataaactattaaaattaatttatttttcatataaatatatttctatttaacctttcttttttatttcagttttagttttagtcattttagtacttcaattaaaatgtgttttatttcagttatttgccaaagcaacatttctcatttttgattgtttttttttttttgagattattttaatctaatatttatattttatttattttagtttattttacaattaatgcaaatgcaaattttTATTCGTTTTTTGTACATAAAATCTGAACATATATAAGGGGTTCTTgtaatttttctttgttttttgtaaatttttgtaaaatgtttttagtaaacTTAATTAGCACTGTGTATGCAATGCACATATGGATGACATATATCTGGGTACATGTGGGTGTTCACATCCCCCGGagtcagaaaatgtaaaaaaacaaaaacaaaaaaacaccctAACAGCCTTTGGATGAAGAAATTCACACTTCTGTCTCCTTCCCCCCAGTTCCTGCAGACAAACTGCGGTTGTACATCTCCTACTGGATAGAGGTGAGATCCTGCATCTAACCACCGACCCACTCGTTCAGCACAGATCTCTGCTCACGGCACATTTTAAGACTTCATCATGCTTAACACTGTGCACTGCAATACAAATCATGCACAATGTTTCCCATCGAAGCATTGACCCAACAGGATGGCCCTGTTGTAAACATTTACAGGATGTAAATGTTGTGCGGCTGTTAAATTGAGAGCCTCATGCGCCTGGGGCTTACGTCACATATTAGAGCCTTTAaagctgctctttctctccaGAGTAAACGTGCCTGAAAGACGTAGCCAGCTCACTCGAGCAAACACATTCATCGACCCAGCCATCTGCCCATCTCCCTGACAACacctcacacatacacacacacactgacatgaATGTGTGAGTGAGTATGATTGCATCTCTCATATGCCATACTCCAGCATAATAGCACATGACTCTGAGGTAAAGCGTGCTTTTAAAAGCATGCTTgtgttataaaaatgtttaattccttctatttactcaaattaataagactgtaaaatgtaattattattatttttctcacatacacacacattctttcATAATCACTCCCTCAATGTGGTTTACACACTCTCTTTGTGTGTCTCTGTAGAGGACAGAGTGTCTGTTCAGCCTGGAAGCCTTTTCATCCGAGCAGAAGAGGAGAGTCGTCCAGTGTCTTAGAGACAATATTGACAAGCAGCTCGCCCTGAGGGACAGAATAGGCCCTGACCAGGTACTAAATCAAACACAAGCACACTCGCTCGCAAAAAACACCCACTTAGGTTTTGCATTTAGCCACAGCATGTCAGCAGTTATAGAGTATAATCGCTCAGGAAGGGTTGGGCTTTATAAAAAGTGCTAGCATCTGCAAAATGATTGCATTTCGAGagcttttttcttatttaacttaaaatgatttGTGGTGTTGTACTCTCTTTAAATTTAACATGAAACTGTGTTTGCAACATATTTTGGTTCAAAAATTTTATATTCTAAGCAAAACTGTATATTCAATGGGAAAATTGTAGGGTGGTACTTGACTTTATCTATCAGAATCGATTGGTTTGTGAAAGGTCTATATGGCTGGAGGGCAGAGGTTGAGATATAAGAAGTCTTGATGACATCAGCTAAGAAggaatttcatttaaaagttagagaaaatcacattttgaaagcttgcaaaaacaaaatgttccaTTTTAATTAACATGCACGAGACCATGAATATGTATTGAAGACCCCATGACATTGCCGTCCTGTGTTGATATATTTCCCATTGAAATAGGAAGTCGTGtcagataaatatatacatttttttttttctgttatgtctgacccaacTTCCTGTtgtaatgtattcatttatttaattagataGATATGTCACAGCCATAATCCATGATTTGCTATTTGCTAGTTGGCTGCAGGGGGATCGTCATTCTATAGGGCACCTGATTGGATAAAAATTGGTGTAGTGCAACATAATGTCATCAATGTTTTTCATCTGTTTTCCCTGTagattttaaatgtgtaaatcaAAGTAATTTCTATCTACATTTGGGAGTGCATACTGATGACTTCAAAGCTAAAAGACCAGGAATAAGAGCCACAAAAGTCCTATTTTGATTCATTTCAATTTCGATTTTTTGTTGACTTCAACAGACTATATGACAGATGCTCGCTACACTCCATACAGTGCACTTACGAGTTAAACATAATGTTTCTTCCTCTGTTTCTTATTCAtgctctctctcactttctccaCTTGGTGGGCAAGTGACATCAGGGGAGCAGCGACATCATCATCAGACTAGCACAAACAGACACGCGCATGTGACGGTgtgaaagagagggagaaagaaagagagtgtagagagagagaacagGGCTGTTGTAATACATGCTAGTATGATGGAGGACTACATTACTTGCTTGTAGGGGTGAAACATTGGATCTTTATGAAGGTGATGccatttacattgtttttctgCATGTTCTGTATGGGTCGTGAGTTAAGGTTTTTTTATCTTTAACACCTTCATTGTGATTTCATTGGCATTTAAGAAGGTATGTTAGAGAGGGatgtatgaattttttttttttttttttaaatatgtaagtTTACAAATGCATTGACAGAACAAGAAGACAGAAAATGTGACTAGTTTGAAGTTGTTAGAGTAAAATCTTGTATGTTATTATCTAATAATCTTGGTTATTGCACATAGTGTTTAAAATACACTTGAGTGAGCGCATATATACATAAGTCTATATACATATAGACTTATGGCATTGTAGCTGCTCATATAAGTAATTTTTACCTTCTAGTGTCAGATCTTCTGTGCTGTGTCTTTAAAGAGCTGAGTAGCAGAGCTTGTGAGTCAGTCGTGCTGCCAGCAAACTACTTTATGAGCTGATTAGATGTGTAGGGCGCATGAATACATTAACCTTTTCCTCTACAATAGGGAGACGTAAAATACAAtttccaaggtttttttttcttcgccTTCCCATACTCCCTGTGCATAAGGAAACAATATATATAagaaatgcatgaattaatgaatgcatCAGCTCTGCAATACTGCATTATATTATGCAGTATTGCAGAGTTGAtgtattcattaattcattcatttcttCATTCATTGATAATGTCGTTTATTTagattattgttattaaatatttatcaaTACTGTTTCTACTTTTCTTAAGCTTTTAGCTCccacattctgttgactatactGCTTTTGTGTTTGGTGTTCCAGAGACCCCAATgatgttttcataaaaaaaataatagtatttTCAAAACAAATCTTAATTTCAagtaattaattgattaatttaaatgattaattacaGTAATAATTTCATCTAAGAAAACCGTATCCAGATTCGTATCCATTCTAATAACATGATTTCTGTTGCCGGTCAGGTTCACCTCTAGGGAAGatattgagaaagaaaaaacagcatGTCAAAATTGATTGcaattaataatgtttaatatctgGAGTCTAGTGTGAAGTAGTGTGATGTTTTTCGTGGAGGATGAATTATGGTTACATATTTTTTATACCATAGGCTATAATTCAGTTTGAATGATGCATAATTCTGTGGTTTCCTCATttacttaatatatataaatgtatatataattataatgtatatatacaatttttaaatataatatggtatattttaaatcattttaataaattatacttaatatacagtacatgtatCATGTTtgtcatttacataaaaatatagtatttttatgtacaTAAATTTAAGAATGTGCTCTAATGATTTTACCACTGGATATACAGGTGTCAAGAGCTGAGAGTACAAGTGAAGTGCATTATACAGTTGTGTTACACAATATTCTTTTTATGTATGTTTTCTTTGTGCAAAATGGCattttcttcagttttttttacCCATCAAGTAGTAGGCAATTGTTAAATCCAGAGCcatttgtaaaatgtttatttcaattgTGTGTTGACAGATGCTGGAACCAAAAGCAGCCGAACAGACTGATCTGGGCCTGCTGGGATTTAGCCCTCACAGTGTGTCTGAGCCCTGTTCCCCATCATGCCCCTCTGCATCGCCCATCATGAGAAGAACAAACTGCAGCTCTCCAACTCAGCAGCTCTCTTACCCAGACCTGCATGTCAGCACCGGAGATGCCAACCAAACCGCTCCGACCCCTCGAGATGCCTGCAAACCTCCATACATGGAGACCTCCGAGATTTGGAAGGACAGACAGAAGGAGGTGAAAGGAGGTGGGCAAGAGTCAGAGCTGGAGAAAAGGGAGCAGGGCGAGGGCGAGAGCGCTTCTGAGACCATTAGTGTTGGTGCCAGACCCACATCTTCATCGTCATCTTCCTCCCCTCTAGTCATTCCCAAGCTGTGCCTGGATCGCTCCTTCAACGCAGATGCTTTGACCTCACCGTCGACAGACGATgatgaggaggaagaggaagaagacgACGAGGACAGCGATGAAGGATTTCTGAAGAGGAGGAGTATGGTGGAATCATCTCCTAGCAGTGGGCAGCAGAGTGGGGGCTTGTGTGTGCAGAGGTCCCTCCACAGACGAACGCACAGTGAGGGCAGTTTGCTGCAGGAGCCCCGGTCTCCTCGCTTCATCTCCGATCAGGCCATCGACTGCATAGAGGCCAAGCGGGAACCTCCGGAGCGTTGGGCGGTCCCGTCCCCACAGACCTTGAGGAAAGAGCTCACCAAGAATGGAGGATCTGTCCACCAGATCTGCCTGCTCTTCACTGGAAGGAGGGTGCGTACAAAGTCGCTTATATCAAATTGCAAATATTTCTGCATTCTGAGTACCACAATTTTTTTGATGTCACTAGATTAATTTGAAAATCAGTTTAAAACTTGAATATGGATAAATATGTCGTTAGTTAAAACCTCAATGATCAGTGTTggagaaagttacttttaaaagtaatgcattacagtatttagttactccctaaaaaagtaacaaattgCACTACTTAggtactttttatggaaagtaatgcattacattacttttggtTACTTGTAGCCCTGGGTTGggcttatttgtttgtttttttgtggctgttcgaacacatttgaccacatgagtgtCTTACACTGCGAAAAGCAATCCACTCTGATGTATTTTCGACTACCTCTAGAAGTGgacaaaagtggacaagcttaaaatgttttagaccacgtttacacctgtatttagcatcgtccACTTGCAGTCCGTTCGACCAAAACGcattttaataccaggtgtaaacagggccaaaatgcactatccaaacttaaattgttgtaatttatgaatgctttggaatacagaCATAaggttggtctctttttaaataagacactcagcagattattgctaaagtaaaaataaatgactaaaaaaagttatagaagtttaaatttactgtgaagaaaaaatactgtactaaacattttaaattttatacaaattataaattttacaaaataattttgaatctaaaaatgctataaaatcaaagccaaatgtctaaccaagttgtgttccaaatttgaagttgatatcacaaaaatttcaCCAAAATACCCACCAGGTGTCACCCACATTCCATTGAatttaataatcacaataataatcacaaattaatacatttctgtcataatttcaatcTATCACACAACAACAACCAAATATGGAACCTTGAGTCTTAGACCAATGATACGTGTTCTGTCAAGATTAGAAAAGGGTTTAGTGCAGTAAATTGTGTAATATGATATGTAAACATGACACCACCCACTAGGGGGAGGAGTCCACTAAAATGAATTTAAGTCTGATTTCAAAatggttttcacaggatgaataCTGAGGGtgtaagctttcaaatgatacctaTTTATGgtgattaataaaatatgtgatagAAAAAAATGGCAGTTAAAACAAAGAGCTCCAAGCATCCCGTTAGCAGGACggtgacagttaaggggttaaaaGTAATAATGCACTattttacttgaaaaaagtaatctgattacgtaactcgtgTTACTTATAATGTGTTACCCCAACACTGTCAATGATGATTCACACTCAAAAATCATTCATTAATACTTTAATGTagtttaaatcattaaaaatacgTCTTTTGTAAATCTTCCACAGGTTTGTGGCAAACCAAACTGTAAATGTGACATGGGAAAAACTGGTGTCAAAAAGAAGAAATCCAAGAATTTGTAAGTCAagcaactttttttcttctacTTCATTTGCAGTTTTATTGAATGAATCTCATAAAATTGTAAAGAAATGTTGGGGACATAATTCactccaaaatcaaaagaaaagataatattgttttttaaattttgcaaTTAAGAAAATAGCCTATTTGTAGcaccattaatttttttttgcattgtaacattatttttatgacaaCTGAGCAGATTTAAACATCCCTAGGCTAGTTgtctgtagatttttttttaatgggaaGAAAATTAGGCTTATTTGTAGGATCATAAAGATTTCTTCATTAAGACATTATTTGTGACATGATAATGAGGCACATTCTCCattaaattctcattactgtaatacagaATTACTTGGTTGGTATAACCTAATAGAGTTGAGCTGATATTAAGtcattttgaataatatttttgacttgtttttgttgttttgagcCAGTTAAATCTGATGGTTCCACATCAATCACTtgataaaacatatttaagagTATAGTGAGAAagattttctttatgcaaaaaaaaaaaaaatatatatataataatttcttgtttttttatgtccTTTTGATTTTAGGTAGCTCTAGACTGCTTATTATTTGCTATGTATCATgtttttcatttacataaaaatacagtatacagtatttttttattaaaatgtgccgcattatcattataaatgtcacaatgaaaaaaatctcttacaaacacagacaatcttctttatgcaaaaatataatttcgtTTTTAGGTGAATGCAACTCTGGAATATTTAGGTGTTCTGGTTGTATGatgtgaatgtaatgttttccaTTCTCCGGTTCACTGGAAAGCATTATTAGCATTATTAATGCCATTACTATCCATGTTCCTCCTACAATAAAGCTTACGACTGTAACCGGAACACAAGCACTTGAGCAAACAGTTAGCTAATAAATCACCTAATGTGATGCATTTTGTCTTGTCACACAGGGCCAAAGACATGAAAAACCGCCTGACTTTTCTGCGGAAGAAGACCAACGACAGACATGGAAGCAATCCAGCTAGCAAGCTCGAGAAAGTCCTTAAGTCAGACAAGTGAGTCCATGTGATAGTTTTATGTATCGAGACAgtcattcagaaacactgaatgGGTGAATAGGCTGGGCTTTGATGAAAAAGTGTTGTGTGCAATCAAAACAACAGTGACGTTTTGGAGTTATTGAATAGATGGCCTATTTTGTGTGCTATAATTATCTGTGAATGGATCATTAGTGTGAGTCATGGCTTTGTTGACTGCTCTCTCTGCTCATCCACAGACCGACTCAAGAGGAAGCTCTCAAATGGGCAGAGTCACTTGATGCGCTGCTTTCTCACAAATGTAAGATATGTCTCATTTGATATGACAGCTGTGTTGATCTCTGCACTTCAGCAGCTGTTACTAATGTTTTAAACCATGTGGTTTATCCACATTAACCTCTGCTCCTGGATCCAAATCCAGATTTACCTCAGATTCTTTAATACTTATTCTGAGTTTTTTAATAAGCATTAGAGTAATTTTCTCTTCCCTTCTTCAGATGGCCTGGTAGTTTTCCGCTCCTTCCTGCAAACAGAGTTTAGTGAAGAGAATCTGGACTTCTGGCTGGCATGTGAGGATTTCAAGAGGATCAAATCACTGTCCAAAATGGCATCCAGAGCAAAGAAGATATTCACTGAGTACATCTCCATACAGTCCTGTAAAGAGGTGAGATGAAAAAGGGTAAAATTGTCTTTTTAAGGAACTTACTGagctttttaaatattactatttaggtttaatttgttttcatttaaatttttgttgagttcatttttagtttttatttccagCTTATAATTTCAGTGCTTCAATTTAAGCTTATTTCATctaaggcaacatttcaaattttcttttagttttttgtgtaatatttattttattttattttatttcagctttatttcagttaacaaaatatttttaaaagttttagttttagttaatgataataaactGGAAtatcatttcttttctttttttttctggtttgcTTGACCCAAAATGGCACCCTGGATGTTTAAGACTTTGATTTGACAGGCAAAAGTTTgcatattaataacattttaaaacaaaactgtatAATTTTAAAGAAACAGTAATAAAAGATGATGCCAAAATACTTAAGGTTTTTTGTTTCAGCTATttaaagagacttttttttcatGATCCTCAAGTCACCATGACATTTTGacttaaaagaaaaacataaatccattttaattcagaaatatataacatattcCAGTCATTGTATGTATgaactgtgtttttaatgttttttaaataaataaatagacttAAAGACAAAAAGTGATCTATATACAAAAATCATGCATTAATTACTGTCACGTGTGTGGAGAATTATACACAGAATAATGCATTTGAGTTCACAAAATGAATAATCAAAATTATATACTTGGTTTACTtgtttttatcaaaaacaagtctcactgtgttgttcTTGGCAAAAACAGGATTTTGCTTGCAATTTGTAATTGATTCCAGGGGGCAGATGTGCCAGAAAACCAATCCAAAATGAATATGAAAAGTATCTTAAGCAGAGTCTTGTTTTATTTCCAAGGTTAATCTGGACTCGTACACCAGGGAGCACATCAAGGAAAACATGGAGAACATCTGCGGAGACTGCTTTGACCTGGCTCAGAGCAGAATCTTTGGACTAATGGAAAGAGACTCGTACCCTCGATTCCTCCGCTCTGACATTTACATGGAATTAACCAATCAAAAGAGACCTGGCTCCGCCACAGATCCATCGTAAAGCTATGGCATCAAACTGTATGCTGAAACTTTTAGATCAGTATTGCTGGAGATATGGATTTAGTAGAACAGGATGTGTCTACAATCACATTATTCACTGATGCACAGCTTTATATTGAAACATCAGTCAGCTAAGCACCTTGGAGAGCTCAGTCCGTTGGATCATTGCATGGACAAATTGTTTTTGGACGCTTCTGTGCTGCACCCTGTTGGACGCTTGTGGCAATAAGATGGCAATAAATGTGTTATGAACATACTGGAAGTGTTGACTCGAATCAATTTGCCAGCGCTCACAACGCCTTGGCACCTGTTGACCCAGTGGCTGTACATGGAGGGTGCAAATCATGATGGATATAGGAAAAAGAGAAATTTTGGTACCGTTTTGTTTAGCTTTACCAAGATACATTATTTCACTTTCTTTTCCTGCACAGACCTCTACATACTCCACCTTTACAAAGATCCCAGTTATATGTTTCTGAGTGAGATGATAAAAGTATCGGGGAAAGAACAAAaagtattagttaacattaatgtCCTTTTTTATCTCAGTTGCCTTTGACAGCATGTTTATATTCTCTCAATACTATTGTTGAAAATCTTTGCAGACAGAATGCTAATTCTATTCTTATTACTTTCAAGGGCTTTGGTAACATTTCCAGGTTTGTTCTTTATGTAGTGGCCCCGTGGCTCTAACCCCTTTTCAC
This Ctenopharyngodon idella isolate HZGC_01 chromosome 5, HZGC01, whole genome shotgun sequence DNA region includes the following protein-coding sequences:
- the LOC127512648 gene encoding regulator of G-protein signaling 3-like isoform X4, which translates into the protein MKMLEPKAAEQTDLGLLGFSPHSVSEPCSPSCPSASPIMRRTNCSSPTQQLSYPDLHVSTGDANQTAPTPRDACKPPYMETSEIWKDRQKEVKGGGQESELEKREQGEGESASETISVGARPTSSSSSSSPLVIPKLCLDRSFNADALTSPSTDDDEEEEEEDDEDSDEGFLKRRSMVESSPSSGQQSGGLCVQRSLHRRTHSEGSLLQEPRSPRFISDQAIDCIEAKREPPERWAVPSPQTLRKELTKNGGSVHQICLLFTGRRVCGKPNCKCDMGKTGVKKKKSKNLAKDMKNRLTFLRKKTNDRHGSNPASKLEKVLKSDKPTQEEALKWAESLDALLSHKYGLVVFRSFLQTEFSEENLDFWLACEDFKRIKSLSKMASRAKKIFTEYISIQSCKEVNLDSYTREHIKENMENICGDCFDLAQSRIFGLMERDSYPRFLRSDIYMELTNQKRPGSATDPS
- the LOC127512648 gene encoding regulator of G-protein signaling 3-like isoform X3; the encoded protein is MHTIHGLCRLCIERNLPQVTILRGKDGFGFTICSDSPVRVQAVDPGGPAHQAGLQQLDTLLQLNGQPVEHWKCVDLAHAIRNCRNEITVVVWRTVPIMKPYYEGLIHRPSYKPSGFDSLSSTAKTQNKTPPLLSRPTNHKQGRRKKGSGPDNAGNGAGESLWSWTGKREENDYKTRTQTLKGTRVTSSNGDNYIILSPVSPGNQILQPVYSDSNGTLGTLGRIYQTSRGLQQSPDYLQDGGLHAQATLCRSMRSKTTAVPPSSYRQSFANYQNCTIVQSHLPHSNYGTYVSLAPKILIFPVFVQPLDLCSPERVLMLSEEMILHDSKHVALKATVFIYTDLMLLTREDEPGRCNVLQSPLYLHQIQLQDVPADKLRLYISYWIERTECLFSLEAFSSEQKRRVVQCLRDNIDKQLALRDRIGPDQMLEPKAAEQTDLGLLGFSPHSVSEPCSPSCPSASPIMRRTNCSSPTQQLSYPDLHVSTGDANQTAPTPRDACKPPYMETSEIWKDRQKEVKGGGQESELEKREQGEGESASETISVGARPTSSSSSSSPLVIPKLCLDRSFNADALTSPSTDDDEEEEEEDDEDSDEGFLKRRSMVESSPSSGQQSGGLCVQRSLHRRTHSEGSLLQEPRSPRFISDQAIDCIEAKREPPERWAVPSPQTLRKELTKNGGSVHQICLLFTGRRVCGKPNCKCDMGKTGVKKKKSKNLAKDMKNRLTFLRKKTNDRHGSNPASKLEKVLKSDKPTQEEALKWAESLDALLSHKYGLVVFRSFLQTEFSEENLDFWLACEDFKRIKSLSKMASRAKKIFTEYISIQSCKEVNLDSYTREHIKENMENICGDCFDLAQSRIFGLMERDSYPRFLRSDIYMELTNQKRPGSATDPS